In Desulfuribacillus stibiiarsenatis, the following proteins share a genomic window:
- a CDS encoding stalk domain-containing protein produces MIRKIGLLLLIVFLLPSIVFGSSKATFTVGVGKYDVNGAVRYDAAPFIKDNRMFLPVRYVAYSVGLGDNSIHWDQETKTAFLMGDSIVAIPVGRDYIVKGTQVIKIDSPAVITFGRTMLPIRAVSEAFGVKVEWDSARKQAIVFN; encoded by the coding sequence TTGATCAGAAAAATAGGATTGCTATTACTTATTGTATTCTTACTACCTAGCATTGTATTCGGAAGTAGTAAAGCAACTTTCACGGTGGGCGTTGGAAAGTATGATGTCAATGGGGCTGTACGTTATGATGCAGCACCTTTCATTAAGGATAATCGGATGTTTTTGCCAGTCCGTTATGTTGCCTATAGTGTGGGCTTAGGTGACAACTCTATACATTGGGATCAAGAGACTAAAACTGCTTTTCTCATGGGAGATTCCATTGTAGCGATCCCCGTGGGAAGAGATTATATAGTAAAAGGTACGCAAGTAATCAAGATTGATTCCCCAGCTGTAATTACATTTGGGCGGACCATGTTGCCTATTCGAGCTGTATCTGAAGCTTTTGGTGTAAAAGTCGAATGGGATAGTGCTAGAAAGCAGGCTATAGTATTTAACTAA
- a CDS encoding glycine-rich protein → MKRIPFKIFLSIMLLFSTVIGVSFNVENQVHANATTVEFNYTGSVQTWQVPNNVDYILVEAWGGQGGQGGSGYGSTGNRANIGEGGSGAYVKGSIPVVPGATLYIYVGGRGLPQGVNGNGSDLTTGGWNGGGNGNKNYYYYYWTSISNYHNIGGGGGGATDIRTVGGSWDNITSLNSRVIVAGGGGGGAATAVGGHAGLIGQNGANGTDGIGGKGGSQTEGGASLSRSINYPDNVYGTWQSLAGLLGKGSNGNGIEGPIGNNRTSGTSWQYPSRSAGGGGAGYYGGSGGVNGGNSDSSGSGGGGGSSYIHSDAINVELQTGVRTGHGFLKITPIPATGLTWVEREQLNQAKQASDEAKEQVNRIINDALAVRDENGQIIIEDGKPKIIDISKELSNTKSLITALDQRFSNVEQSFSDIQTSIDQKLEQFSQNFTTNIHSYLPPVLSKVYGFNNATATTNNNFRVSLDYTNANAYRYKVGNGAWSDWFALTFHDNTGYINTTGFSTGANTVFIEVRNAVDGPVARGRMTVFYVIN, encoded by the coding sequence ATGAAAAGAATACCATTCAAAATATTTCTTAGCATCATGTTGCTATTCTCAACTGTTATTGGGGTTAGTTTTAATGTGGAAAATCAAGTTCATGCAAACGCAACAACCGTTGAATTTAACTATACGGGATCGGTTCAAACCTGGCAGGTTCCAAATAACGTGGACTATATTTTAGTAGAGGCTTGGGGAGGGCAAGGAGGGCAAGGTGGAAGTGGATATGGTTCAACTGGTAATCGTGCAAATATAGGAGAAGGAGGAAGTGGAGCATATGTTAAAGGGAGTATTCCAGTCGTACCGGGAGCAACCCTGTATATATATGTTGGAGGTAGAGGATTGCCGCAAGGTGTCAATGGTAACGGGTCTGATTTAACTACCGGTGGATGGAACGGTGGTGGTAATGGAAATAAAAATTATTACTATTATTATTGGACATCTATAAGTAACTATCATAATATCGGCGGAGGCGGTGGAGGAGCCACAGACATCCGTACTGTTGGGGGGAGTTGGGATAACATAACTAGCCTAAATAGTAGAGTTATTGTAGCCGGAGGAGGGGGAGGCGGTGCCGCAACCGCTGTTGGAGGTCATGCTGGTCTCATTGGACAAAATGGTGCGAACGGCACTGATGGAATAGGTGGAAAAGGAGGGTCGCAAACTGAAGGAGGGGCCTCCTTAAGTAGAAGTATCAATTATCCAGATAATGTTTATGGTACATGGCAATCCTTAGCTGGCTTATTAGGAAAAGGAAGTAATGGAAATGGAATTGAAGGACCAATAGGAAACAATAGAACATCCGGCACATCATGGCAATACCCATCTAGATCAGCTGGCGGAGGAGGTGCTGGATATTATGGGGGATCAGGGGGAGTTAATGGTGGTAATAGTGATAGTAGTGGTTCTGGTGGAGGCGGTGGATCATCTTACATACATTCAGATGCAATCAATGTCGAGTTGCAAACTGGTGTAAGAACAGGCCATGGTTTTTTAAAGATAACCCCTATCCCTGCAACTGGTCTGACATGGGTTGAACGGGAACAATTAAATCAAGCCAAACAAGCATCTGATGAAGCAAAAGAGCAAGTAAACAGAATTATTAATGATGCTCTAGCTGTTCGGGATGAGAACGGTCAAATCATAATTGAAGATGGAAAACCTAAGATAATAGACATATCTAAAGAGTTAAGTAATACCAAGAGTCTTATTACTGCTCTGGACCAACGTTTTAGTAACGTCGAACAGTCCTTTAGTGATATTCAGACTAGCATTGATCAGAAGCTGGAACAATTCAGTCAGAACTTTACAACCAATATACATTCGTATCTACCGCCAGTCCTATCAAAGGTATATGGCTTTAACAATGCTACTGCCACAACAAACAACAATTTTAGAGTCTCGTTAGATTATACAAATGCCAACGCATATCGTTATAAGGTCGGGAATGGAGCATGGAGTGACTGGTTTGCACTAACGTTTCATGACAATACGGGGTATATCAATACTACAGGCTTTTCAACAGGGGCAAACACAGTATTTATAGAGGTTAGAAATGCTGTAGATGGGCCAGTTGCCCGAGGTAGAATGACTGTTTTCTATGTAATCAATTAA
- a CDS encoding M23 family metallopeptidase, with product MWQKISVKIGISMFQWLRENIAVVLLIIAVMLYTFLEDSTDELFGSDASTNEYMMTRQVEGVNKWNILWPTPKNYDISSPYGMRIDPFTGKLAFHTGIDIPGSFGDPIQATQNGKVIRIEEEAKGNGYGNVIYIEHKIGRDTFTTVYAHLLNILVEEGQTVEQGERIGTIGSSGRSTGPHLHFEIRQKDKYLDPFKMSYLYSLFAKKLVPEGDKLIEELVQQIQAGLGPNQALVGYEAWFGLQVIDSNMSKVVFHNRVKVWGKFEIETCTPTGGGGGGGEGEGSEDGGEGNGDGASGESGDEEGSSGDEAGNDEGESGGGGSISCSIETVEAQLEKDYFMTFGKKEALFTNDWR from the coding sequence ATGTGGCAAAAGATATCAGTAAAAATTGGGATATCGATGTTTCAGTGGTTACGGGAGAATATCGCCGTAGTACTATTGATTATTGCAGTAATGCTATATACGTTTTTGGAGGATTCTACTGACGAGTTGTTTGGAAGTGATGCATCTACTAATGAGTATATGATGACTCGCCAAGTCGAAGGAGTAAATAAGTGGAATATACTTTGGCCAACGCCTAAGAATTACGATATTTCAAGTCCTTATGGGATGAGGATAGATCCATTTACGGGTAAACTCGCTTTTCACACAGGAATCGATATTCCGGGTAGCTTCGGTGATCCAATCCAAGCAACGCAAAACGGCAAGGTCATAAGAATTGAGGAAGAAGCTAAGGGCAATGGTTACGGGAATGTTATTTATATAGAGCATAAAATTGGACGAGATACTTTTACAACGGTATATGCTCATTTGCTAAATATTCTCGTAGAAGAGGGGCAAACGGTGGAACAAGGGGAACGGATAGGGACGATTGGCAGTAGTGGTCGCTCTACCGGTCCCCATTTGCATTTCGAGATCCGCCAAAAGGATAAATATCTAGATCCTTTTAAAATGTCATATTTATATTCCTTGTTTGCCAAGAAGCTCGTACCAGAAGGCGATAAGCTAATCGAAGAACTAGTGCAGCAGATACAGGCTGGGCTTGGGCCGAACCAAGCATTAGTTGGATATGAAGCTTGGTTTGGCTTACAGGTCATTGATAGTAATATGTCGAAAGTGGTTTTCCATAACCGTGTGAAAGTCTGGGGGAAGTTCGAAATCGAAACTTGTACACCAACAGGAGGTGGAGGTGGCGGCGGTGAAGGTGAAGGTTCGGAAGATGGTGGAGAAGGAAATGGCGATGGTGCAAGTGGTGAATCTGGTGATGAAGAAGGATCCTCCGGGGATGAAGCTGGAAACGACGAAGGTGAATCAGGAGGTGGAGGTTCTATTTCATGTAGTATCGAAACGGTAGAAGCACAATTAGAGAAGGATTATTTTATGACTTTCGGAAAGAAGGAAGCGTTATTTACTAATGATTGGAGGTAA
- a CDS encoding AAA family ATPase → MSKSIILLDPHLSNSRLFPLLNEVYTVQVYMGIKDLPQTTDSWIVSKWTLIDGNATDIPKQFREKLIVIDEQASVEAWQKCKIAGICYTTEIGDMLSILRNYFDLQKERNLGNEIANSYTEGRNEKVDLPHQVPVVQNKLDEPLQDPFSIVQQEEDEEDEHLYPVEEEIACTRFTGKQVIAVTQKKGGTGKTTVTQTAARIIAERGQKILVIELDPDGGHLASRMNIKAKANINLLNKGYSLENVIERHTDKGVSIDYILSPDFSRREVVRKEVVRKMLREAREDYDVTIIDCGTAWDDTIITAINFATQVWMVSTPDHAALLDGRVLYTKLVQNNVDPEKIIHIINKSMKSKDMSLAKIQENVPISKLYLLPEDNKVCALQQQKKEPTDCKFGKKLREVIEDIVPFEFEEEEDNKRWWQRLPLIRRLFSA, encoded by the coding sequence ATGTCAAAAAGTATTATTCTTCTAGATCCGCATCTGAGTAATTCAAGGCTTTTTCCTCTGTTAAATGAGGTGTATACAGTTCAAGTATATATGGGCATAAAGGATTTACCACAAACGACAGATAGTTGGATTGTATCGAAATGGACGTTAATCGACGGAAATGCTACAGATATACCAAAGCAGTTTCGTGAAAAGCTTATTGTCATTGATGAGCAAGCATCTGTGGAAGCATGGCAGAAATGTAAAATTGCTGGAATTTGTTACACAACGGAAATCGGGGATATGTTGAGTATTCTCAGAAATTATTTTGATCTGCAAAAGGAAAGGAATTTAGGGAACGAGATTGCCAACTCATACACGGAAGGTCGTAACGAAAAAGTGGATCTACCACATCAAGTCCCGGTAGTACAAAATAAACTCGATGAGCCACTACAGGATCCTTTTTCTATTGTGCAGCAAGAGGAAGACGAAGAGGATGAGCACTTGTATCCGGTAGAAGAGGAAATCGCCTGCACACGATTTACGGGAAAACAAGTCATAGCGGTTACTCAGAAAAAGGGCGGTACCGGTAAAACTACTGTTACTCAAACAGCAGCGAGAATTATCGCTGAGAGAGGGCAGAAGATTCTAGTCATTGAGTTAGATCCAGATGGTGGGCACTTAGCAAGCCGAATGAATATTAAGGCAAAAGCGAATATCAACTTATTGAACAAAGGATATTCATTGGAGAATGTAATCGAGAGACATACAGATAAGGGTGTATCTATCGATTATATTTTGAGCCCTGATTTCTCAAGGCGAGAGGTGGTCAGGAAAGAAGTAGTTCGGAAGATGTTAAGGGAAGCTCGTGAAGATTATGATGTAACGATTATTGATTGTGGTACTGCTTGGGATGACACTATTATCACGGCCATTAACTTCGCAACGCAAGTTTGGATGGTATCCACTCCCGATCATGCGGCTTTATTGGATGGTCGAGTATTATACACGAAGTTAGTTCAGAACAATGTGGATCCAGAGAAAATCATCCATATTATCAATAAATCTATGAAGTCTAAAGATATGTCACTGGCGAAGATCCAAGAGAATGTGCCAATTTCTAAGCTGTATCTGTTACCTGAAGATAACAAGGTTTGTGCATTGCAACAACAGAAGAAAGAGCCTACTGACTGTAAATTTGGCAAGAAACTCAGAGAAGTAATAGAAGATATAGTTCCTTTCGAATTTGAAGAAGAGGAAGACAATAAACGTTGGTGGCAACGTTTACCCTTAATAAGGAGGTTGTTTAGTGCATGA
- a CDS encoding metal-dependent hydrolase — translation MMGKTHMAVGAAAYAVVVPPPDKPSITELVAWLTGLAVCIIAAIAADVDDPKTYAGKLIMPFIPRWLRPTAFAVVGILAIWHGYNQSNQILMLIGFGFFGAAISRHRNSPTHSPAGLLCACVVVYIYSPMLLIPILTGYSSHLIIDAITEGIPWAWPLPGWFKIPLFKTGGFFDVIVFRYGAVLVFLNQIIGNDISAFF, via the coding sequence ATGATGGGTAAAACTCATATGGCCGTGGGAGCAGCTGCCTACGCAGTTGTAGTACCACCACCAGATAAACCATCGATAACAGAACTGGTAGCTTGGCTTACTGGATTAGCTGTTTGTATAATTGCTGCCATTGCAGCTGATGTTGATGACCCTAAGACATATGCAGGAAAGCTTATCATGCCATTTATCCCCCGGTGGTTGAGGCCTACAGCATTTGCCGTTGTCGGGATACTTGCAATTTGGCACGGTTATAATCAATCCAACCAAATATTGATGCTGATTGGTTTTGGTTTTTTCGGTGCAGCAATATCTAGGCATAGAAATAGCCCAACGCATTCTCCGGCGGGACTATTATGTGCATGCGTTGTTGTGTACATTTATTCTCCGATGCTTTTAATACCGATCCTTACTGGATATTCGTCACATTTAATAATAGATGCGATAACAGAAGGAATTCCCTGGGCATGGCCACTCCCAGGATGGTTTAAAATCCCCTTGTTTAAAACAGGAGGATTTTTTGATGTAATAGTTTTTCGGTATGGAGCTGTCCTTGTTTTTTTGAACCAAATTATAGGTAATGACATTTCAGCATTTTTTTAA
- a CDS encoding type IA DNA topoisomerase, producing MSELKEKISLHNYQSGKSILILTEKPSVAMAISKALGGYSNKLDGYLTVDQYIITWAIGHLVGLAEPQEYNEQWKTWSFNHLPMIPDHLQLVVNRRVAKQFKIVKELMNSKNINSIIFATDAGPQGELIARWIYHHANCKKPILRLWISSITKESILNGLNNLRPAEDYDPIYHAAQSQARADWIVGLNATRAVTLHMQSQGQKSAFSVGRVQTPTLKKIVDREKEIREFEPQIYYEIVANFLDSNGQEYSAKWFDPINKTSRIRDRNTAEQIIAEVLDKKSERIEENVLEVVVERPTLHSLPLLQQQLSTKLNIKIAVVDEALQDLYESGLITYPRTADILVTPDVVIEFPKILNALQSRFSEYIPLLPLNLTSDRKYVGGVTDHHAIIPTLNIAKLDGIKAKIYEHIAKTFIAVHHPDGIDLRKEIFTDVRGHIFITKEQIVKIPGWRSVWDVEAESFKHQEIAEPAVILSVECIENKTNPPSRYTESSLIKEMEKCNLGTPATRTDIIEKLYTQTYITPINKTITPTEKAELHVNQLTNTILVSAEMTSEWERKLGNIRNGKLKSPEFDQEIDEFIQEFIEQFKTQNNVKYTSQKVDKESGKVLGVCPKCKEGSIINKSTIYGCNRYPECRFFISGRIAEADIIEEDVMNLLRKGYTPFKNFRFKPGKKSKARIILNKQGETSFDFQKTGILNRIRGIFSS from the coding sequence ATGAGTGAATTAAAAGAAAAAATTTCTCTACATAACTATCAAAGTGGTAAATCAATTCTAATCCTAACCGAAAAACCTAGTGTAGCAATGGCAATATCAAAGGCATTGGGTGGTTATAGCAATAAATTAGATGGATATTTGACTGTTGATCAATATATCATTACCTGGGCTATTGGACACCTGGTAGGTTTAGCAGAACCACAGGAATACAATGAACAGTGGAAAACATGGAGCTTTAACCATCTGCCTATGATTCCTGATCATTTACAGCTGGTTGTGAATCGTCGTGTAGCAAAACAATTTAAAATAGTAAAAGAACTGATGAATTCCAAAAATATTAACAGCATCATATTCGCTACCGATGCCGGACCGCAGGGAGAGCTTATCGCGCGATGGATCTACCATCATGCAAATTGTAAAAAGCCTATATTAAGACTTTGGATATCATCTATTACTAAGGAATCAATTCTGAACGGTTTAAATAACCTTAGACCAGCTGAAGATTATGATCCTATATATCACGCTGCACAATCCCAAGCAAGAGCAGACTGGATTGTTGGACTAAATGCAACGCGCGCAGTCACTCTTCACATGCAATCGCAGGGGCAGAAATCCGCTTTTTCCGTAGGGAGAGTACAAACACCAACACTAAAAAAAATAGTAGACCGAGAAAAAGAAATACGTGAGTTTGAACCACAAATATACTATGAAATCGTAGCAAATTTCCTTGATTCGAATGGCCAAGAATACTCAGCAAAATGGTTTGACCCTATAAATAAAACGAGTAGGATCCGTGACAGAAACACCGCCGAACAAATCATAGCCGAAGTTCTTGATAAAAAATCTGAACGAATTGAAGAAAATGTATTAGAGGTAGTTGTGGAAAGACCAACATTACACTCATTACCCCTTTTACAGCAGCAATTAAGCACCAAATTAAATATTAAAATCGCAGTCGTTGATGAAGCCTTACAAGACTTGTATGAATCAGGGCTCATTACATATCCAAGAACAGCTGACATTCTAGTGACTCCAGATGTTGTAATTGAGTTTCCGAAAATACTTAATGCACTTCAATCAAGATTCAGTGAATATATTCCATTATTGCCCTTAAATTTAACTTCTGACAGAAAATATGTGGGTGGGGTAACTGACCATCACGCAATCATACCAACGCTTAATATAGCCAAATTAGATGGCATAAAAGCAAAGATATACGAGCATATCGCAAAAACATTTATAGCTGTGCATCATCCGGATGGAATAGATCTTAGAAAAGAAATCTTTACAGATGTTCGCGGGCACATATTCATCACGAAAGAGCAGATCGTAAAAATCCCCGGATGGAGATCCGTCTGGGATGTTGAAGCAGAAAGTTTTAAACATCAGGAAATTGCAGAACCGGCAGTTATACTTTCTGTAGAATGTATCGAGAATAAGACGAACCCACCATCAAGATACACAGAATCAAGTCTTATAAAGGAAATGGAGAAGTGCAATTTGGGCACTCCGGCCACTCGCACAGACATTATAGAAAAGCTTTACACACAAACATACATAACCCCAATCAATAAAACGATAACTCCAACGGAGAAGGCTGAACTCCATGTCAATCAACTTACGAATACTATTTTAGTTTCTGCAGAAATGACATCAGAATGGGAACGAAAATTAGGAAATATTCGAAATGGGAAACTAAAATCACCAGAATTTGACCAGGAGATTGATGAATTTATTCAGGAATTTATTGAGCAATTCAAAACACAGAATAACGTAAAATATACGAGCCAAAAGGTAGATAAGGAAAGTGGAAAGGTTCTTGGAGTTTGCCCTAAGTGCAAAGAAGGTAGCATTATAAATAAATCAACAATCTATGGATGTAATCGGTACCCTGAGTGCCGTTTTTTTATTTCAGGGAGAATAGCGGAAGCCGACATCATAGAAGAGGATGTCATGAATCTTCTTCGTAAGGGTTACACACCTTTCAAAAACTTTCGTTTTAAACCAGGGAAAAAGTCAAAAGCGAGGATAATCCTTAATAAGCAAGGAGAAACATCTTTTGATTTTCAAAAAACAGGGATATTAAATCGAATAAGAGGGATATTTAGTTCCTAA
- a CDS encoding helix-turn-helix domain-containing protein produces the protein MLENIIGVEEASKLWGLSPGTIKNYCADGKIIAKKIGKTWVIDKNQVNPSQLKKDDSNAPKD, from the coding sequence TTGCTTGAAAACATCATAGGAGTAGAGGAAGCCTCTAAACTTTGGGGGTTATCTCCTGGTACAATAAAGAATTATTGTGCAGATGGTAAAATTATTGCAAAGAAAATAGGTAAAACATGGGTAATAGACAAAAATCAAGTGAATCCAAGTCAATTAAAGAAAGATGATTCTAACGCCCCGAAAGACTAA